The Streptomyces pratensis genomic interval TCGGGGCGCGGGACGGGCGGGGGCGGGCAGACACCGCCCGTCTCCTTGGCCCGTACGGCCTTGGTGATCCAGGCCCGGTCGAGCACCCGTCGTTCGTCGGCCTCGGCCACCAGGTCCTCGGACTGGTTGTAGTCGCCGTCCGCCGCCTGGACGGCCCAGAGGTGGACGGCGACGCCGTGCTCCTTGGCGGACATGAGCCCGGGCAGCAGATCGCCGTCACCGGTCACCAGCACCACGTCGGAGCAGGCCCGGTTCCTGGCCAGCTCGGTCAGTTCGGCGTGCATGGCCGCGTCGACGCCCTTCTGCGCCCACCGCCCGTCACTGCGGGTGAGGGCACCGAGCCGGACGGTCACTCGCGGCATGACCCGCAGCCTGCGGTGCTCGGGCTGCGGCACTCGGTCGGGGGCGCCGTCGAACCAGTAGATGCGCAGCAGGGGCTGTTCCGTGTCGGCCTCGGCGCGCTCGCGCAGGCCCTGGATCAAGGCCGCGTGGTCGACGGTGATGCGGGAACGGGCGGGCTCTCCGGCCAGCAGGCTCGCGGCTGCGCCCAGCAGGTAGCCGGCGTCCACCAGGACGACGCAACGGTCCACGCGTTCCACCCTCTTCCAGTTCGGGAGCGGATCAGCGGGACCGGACATGGGGGGTGGTCCGCCGACCCGGGGTTTGCTTACTCAGGGTTTCCTTCGAGTCTGCCCGACGGCACCGGGCTTAAGGTCCGGAACTCGATCATCGGCGTGGCGGATCCGAGAACCGCGCATCATACCGCGCGTACTACGCTCGGTAATGATCCAACATGCGGCTTTTGAGGTGATATGTGAGTCTGACAGCGGTTCTGGACCCCCAGATCTCCCACAGGAGGCATCACGATGGCGAAGAACAAGAACCGCAAGCAGAGCAGCCAGCACGACCGCGCGTCCGCTGCGGAGCGTGGCTCGGAGGACGCCAAGTCGACGGCGTACGAGTCGCAGACCCAGACTCAGTCGCAGGCTCAGGGCAGCCCGGCCGACGTCGCCCGCAAGCACCAGAAGCGCTTCGGCCACAACTGACGGCCCGCGCGGTCGACAGGCCGAGAGGGGCGCCCCGCCGGTCGGCGGGGCGCCCCTCTCGCGGGTCCGGGTCCGAGCGTCAGCCGGCCAGGCAGGACGGGCCGAGCAGCACCTTCAGGTCACCGAAGAGGGCGGGGTCAGGCTTGACGCGGTGCCGGTCGAGCCGGAGCACGGTGGTCTTACGGGGGCCCTGGAGCCTGATGCGCACCTCGGTGTCGCCCCGGTGGTTGTTCAGCACCTCACCGAGCCTGCTGACCATGGGCGGGGTGACCCTGACCGTGGGGATGGTCAGGACGACGGGTGCGTTGGACCCGGCGTTGGAGATGTCGGGGACCTGCATCTCCATGGCGACCAGGCGCGGCACGTCCTCGCGCTTGTCGAGACGTCCCTTGACGAAGACGACGGTGTCCTCGACGAGCTGGGTGGAGACCAGCTGATAGGTCGCGGGGAAGAACATGCACTCGATGGAGCCCGCGAGGTCCTCCACGGTCGCGATGGCCCAGGCGTTGCCCTGCTTGGTCATCTTGCGCTGGAGGCCGGAGATGATGCCGCCCACGGTGACGATCGCGCCGTCGGAGTGCTCACCGCCGGTGAGCTGCGAGATCGCCGCGTCCGACTTGTCGGACAGGACGTGCTCCAGGCCGAAGAGCGGGTGGTCGGAGACGTACAGGCCGAGCATCTCGCGCTCCTGCGCCAGCAGGTAGGACTTCTCCCACTCGATGTCGGAGAACTCGACGTCGAGGCCGAATCCCGGCTCGTCGCTCGCCTCGTCGCCCATGCCGCCGAAGAGGTCGAACTGCCCCTCGGCCTCCTTGCGCTTCACCTGCACCACGTTGTCGATCATCGGCTCGTGGTGGGCGACGAGTCCCTTGCGGGTGTGCCCCATCTCGTCGAAGGCGCCGGCCTTGATGAGCGATTCGACGGTGCGCTTGTTGCAGACGACCGCTTCGACCTTGTCGAGGAAGTCGGGGAACGTGGAGTACTTCCCCTTCGCCTTGCGGCACCGGATGATCGAGTCGACGACGTTCTGCCCGACGTTGCGCACGGCCGTCAACCCGAAAAGGATCACGTCGTCACCCTGGGCGGCGAAGTTCGACTCCGACTCGTTGACGTTCGGCGGGAGCACCTTGATGCCCATGCGCCGGCACTCGTTGAGGTAGACCGCGGACTTGTCCTTGTCGTCCTTGACGGAGGTCAGCAGGGCCGCCATGTACTCGGCGGGATAGTTCGCCTTGAGGTAGGCGGTCCAGTAGGTGACCAGGCCGTAGGCGGAGGAGTGCGCCTTGTTGAAGGCGTAGCCGGCGAACGGGACCAGGACGTCCCACAGGGCCTTGATCGCCGCGTCGGAGAAGCCGTTCTTCTTGGCACCGGCCTCGAAGAGGACGAAGTTCTTCGCCAGCTCGTCGGCCTTCTTCTTGCCCATCACCCGGCGCAGGATGTCGGCCTCGCCGAGCGAGTAGCCGGCGACGATCTGGGCGGCCTTCTGCACCTGCTCCTGGTACACGATCAGGCCGTAGGTGAGGCCGAGGACCTCCTTGAGGGGCTCCTCCAGCTCCGGGTGGATCGGGGTGATCTCCTGCCGGGCGTTCTTGCGCTCGGCGTAGTTCGTGTGCGAGTTCATTCCCATCGGGCCCGGCCGGTAGAGGGCCGAGACGGCGGAGATGTCCTCGAAGTTGTCGGGCTGCATCTGGCGCAGCAGCGAACGCATGGGGCCGCCGTCGAACTGGAACACACCGAGCGTGTCACCGCGGCAGAGCAGCTCGTACGTCTTGGGGTCGTCCAGCGGCAGGGCGAGCATCTCCAGGTCGACGCCCTTGTTGGCCTTCACCATCTTGATGGCGTCGTCCATGATCGTCAGGTTGCGCAGGCCGAGGAAGTCCATCTTCAGCAGGCCGAGCGACTCGCACTGGGGGTAGTCCCACTGCGTGATCGTCACACCGTCGGTGTGCCGCACCCAGATCGGCGCGTGGTCGACGATCGGCTCGCTGGACATGATCACGCCGGCCGCGTGAACACCCATCTGCCGGACGAGGCCCTCCACGCCCTTGGCGGTGTCGATGACCTTCTGGACGTCGGGCTCGTTCTCGTACATCGCCCGGATCTCGCCCGCCTCGCTGTAGCGGGGGTGCTTCGGGTCGGTGATGCCGTTGAGGTCGATGCCCTTGCCGAGGACGTCGGCGGGCATGGCCTTGGTGAGCCGGTCGCCCATCGCGTAGGGGTAGCCCAGGACGCGCGCGGAGTCCTTGATCGCGTTCTTGGCCTTGATCTTGCCGTAGGTGCCGATCATGGCGACCTTGTCGGCGCCGTACTTCTCGGTGACGTACCGGATGACCTCGACGCGCCTGCGCTCGTCGAAGTCGATGTCGACGTCGGGCATGGAGACGCGCTCCGGGTTGAGGAAGCGCTCGAAGATCAGCCCGTGCGTGATCGGGTCGAGGTCGGTGATGCCCATGGCGTACGCGACGATCGAACCGGCGGCGGAACCTCGGCCGGGGCCCACCGCGATGCCGTTGTTCTTGGCCCACATGATGAAGTCGGCGACGACGAGGAAGTACCCCGGGAACCCCATCTGGATGATGATGTCCATCTCGTACTCGGCCTGCTTCTGCCGGTCGTCGGGAACGCCGTCCGGGTAGCGGCGGCCCATGCCGACCCGGACCTCCTCCTGGAACCAGGTGATCTCGGTGAAGCCCTCCGGGATCTCGAACTTCGGCATCAGGTCGCGCTTCTCGAACATGCCGGTGGTGTCGATCTGCTGCGCGACCAGGAGGGTGTTGGCACAGCCCTCCTGCCAGGCGTCGGAGGAGTCGACGCCGTACATCTCGTCCGTCGTCTTGAGGTAGTAACCCGTGCCG includes:
- the dnaE gene encoding DNA polymerase III subunit alpha, which codes for MSKPPFTHLHVHTQYSLLDGAARLKDMFEACNDMGMSHIAMTDHGNLHGAYDFFHSAKKAGVTPIIGIEAYVAPASRKHKRKIQWGQPHQKRDDVSGSGGYTHKTIWAANSTGLHNLFKLSSDAYAEGWLQKWPRMDKETISQWSEGLIASTGCPSGEVQTRLRLGQFDEAVQAASDYKDIFGEGRYFLELMDHGIEIERRVRDGLLEIGRKLDIPPLVTNDSHYTYANEATAHDALLCIQTGKNLSDPDRFRFDGTGYYLKTTDEMYGVDSSDAWQEGCANTLLVAQQIDTTGMFEKRDLMPKFEIPEGFTEITWFQEEVRVGMGRRYPDGVPDDRQKQAEYEMDIIIQMGFPGYFLVVADFIMWAKNNGIAVGPGRGSAAGSIVAYAMGITDLDPITHGLIFERFLNPERVSMPDVDIDFDERRRVEVIRYVTEKYGADKVAMIGTYGKIKAKNAIKDSARVLGYPYAMGDRLTKAMPADVLGKGIDLNGITDPKHPRYSEAGEIRAMYENEPDVQKVIDTAKGVEGLVRQMGVHAAGVIMSSEPIVDHAPIWVRHTDGVTITQWDYPQCESLGLLKMDFLGLRNLTIMDDAIKMVKANKGVDLEMLALPLDDPKTYELLCRGDTLGVFQFDGGPMRSLLRQMQPDNFEDISAVSALYRPGPMGMNSHTNYAERKNARQEITPIHPELEEPLKEVLGLTYGLIVYQEQVQKAAQIVAGYSLGEADILRRVMGKKKADELAKNFVLFEAGAKKNGFSDAAIKALWDVLVPFAGYAFNKAHSSAYGLVTYWTAYLKANYPAEYMAALLTSVKDDKDKSAVYLNECRRMGIKVLPPNVNESESNFAAQGDDVILFGLTAVRNVGQNVVDSIIRCRKAKGKYSTFPDFLDKVEAVVCNKRTVESLIKAGAFDEMGHTRKGLVAHHEPMIDNVVQVKRKEAEGQFDLFGGMGDEASDEPGFGLDVEFSDIEWEKSYLLAQEREMLGLYVSDHPLFGLEHVLSDKSDAAISQLTGGEHSDGAIVTVGGIISGLQRKMTKQGNAWAIATVEDLAGSIECMFFPATYQLVSTQLVEDTVVFVKGRLDKREDVPRLVAMEMQVPDISNAGSNAPVVLTIPTVRVTPPMVSRLGEVLNNHRGDTEVRIRLQGPRKTTVLRLDRHRVKPDPALFGDLKVLLGPSCLAG